One genomic segment of Suncus etruscus isolate mSunEtr1 chromosome 15, mSunEtr1.pri.cur, whole genome shotgun sequence includes these proteins:
- the NCF1 gene encoding neutrophil cytosol factor 1, whose translation MGDTFIRHLALLGFEKRFVPSQHYVYMFLVKWQDLSEKVVYRRFSEIYEFHKLLKEMFPIEAGDINPANRIIPHLPAPRWFDGGQRVAESRQGTLTEYCNTLMGLPPKISRCPHLLDFFQVRPEDLKLPAADSQVKKPETYLTSSDGQSNAADITGPIILQSYRAIADYKKNSGTELDLAAGDTVEVVEKGESGWWFCQMKMKRGWVPASYLEPLDSPDEAEDPEPNYAGESYMSIRAYEAQEDDELTLQEGEVVEVIHKLLDGWWVVRKEDATGYFPSMYLQKAGEDQAQAKRQIKGRGAPPRRSSIRNAHSIHQRSRKRLSQDTYRRNSVRYLQQRRGQVRPGPQSPRSPLRELEQPQKPQPAVPPRPSADLILHRCTESTKRKLASGV comes from the exons GTGTACATGTTTTTGGTGAAGTGGCAGGACCTGTCTGAGAAGGTGGTCTACAGGCGCTTCTCCGAGATTTATGAGTTTCAT AAACTGCTGAAGGAGATGTTTCCCATCGAGGCAGGAGACATCAACCCCGCAAATAGGATCATCCCCCACCTCCCTG CCCCTCGGTGGTTCGACGGCGGACAGCGGGTGGCAGAGAGCCGCCAGGGCACCCTGACCGAGTACTGCAACACGCTCATGGGGCTGCCCCCCAAGATCTCCCGCTGCCCTCACCTCCTGGACTTCTTCCAAGTGCGCCCCGAAGACCTCAAGCTCCCTGCTGCGGACAGCCA GGTGAAGAAGCCTGAGACATACCTGACGTCCAGTGATGGCCAGAGCAATGCAGCag ATATCACGGGTCCCATCATCCTGCAGAGCTACCGGGCTATTGCTGACTACAAGAAGAACTCAGGGACCGAGTTGGACCTGGCGGCTGGTGACACAGTGGAAGTGGTGGAGAAGGGCGAGAGTG GCTGGTGGTTCTGCCAAATGAAGATGAAGCGTGGGTGGGTCCCTGCATCCTACCTGGAGCCCCTGGACAGCCCCGACGAGGCTGAGGACCCAGAGCCCAACTATGCAG GTGAGAGCTACATGAGCATCAGGGCATACGAGGCACAGGAGGACGACGAGCTGACACTGCAGGAGGGCGAAGTGGTCGAAGTCATCCATAAGCTGCTGGACGGCTGGTGGGTCGTCAG AAAAGAAGATGCCACCGGCTACTTCCCCTCCATGTACTTGCAGAAGGCGGGAGAGGACCAGGCCCAAGCCAAGCGCCAGATCAAGGGCAGAGGGGCGCCGCCCCGCAG GTCGTCCATTCGCAACGCGCACAGCATCCACCAGCGTTCTCGGAAGCGCCTCAGCCAGGACACCTACCGGCGCAACAGCGTTCGCTACCTGCAGCAGCGCCGGGGCCAGGTTCGGCCGGGCCCGCAGAGCCCCAGGAGTCCCCTGCGTGAGT TAGAGCAGCCGCAGAAGCCGCAGCCTGCGGTGCCCCCGCGACCCAGCGCGGACCTCATCCTGCACCGCTGCACCGAGAGCACCAAGAGGAAACTGGCGTCCGGGGTCTGA